The genomic DNA CGCTTCAGATCGTCTTTTAGGAAATTTGAAGAAAGAATACCCAAATCAAACAGCTGTATTAGGTCGTAGTAACGGAAACGAATGGGATAAAACGTTAGGTAGCTATTCATCTTCAACTCCTGAAGACGGGGGCGTTGCAATCGTGAGCAAATGGCCAATCATTGAAAAGGTTCAATATGTATTTGCAAACGGATGCGGACCAGATAATTTATCAAATAAAGGATTTGTATACACGAAAATTAAGAAAAATGATCGTTTCGTTCATGTGATTGGGACGCATTTGCAGGCTGAAGATAGTATGTGCGGAAAAACTTCACCTGCATCTGTACGTACAAACCAGTTAAAAGAAATTCAAGATTTTATTAAAAATAAGAATATACCAAATGACGAGTATGTCCTATTTGGTGGTGATATGAACGTAAATAAAATAAATGCAGAGAAAAATAGTGACTCAGAGTACGCATCAATGTTTAAAACATTACATGCTTCAATTCCATCTTATACGGGACATACAGCAACTTGGGATGCGACGACAAACAGTGTTGCGAAATACAATTATCCAGATGCACCTGCTGAACATTTAGATTATATTATTGCAAGTAAAGACCATGCGAATCCATCTTATATAGAGAATAAGGTGTTGCAGCCGAAATCTCCAGAATGGACTGTTACATCATGGTTCCAAAAATATACGTATAATGATTATTCTGATCATTATCCAGTAGAGGCGACTATTTCTATGAAGTAGTCCTAAAAAAGTTTCTTTTTAAATAGGAAGAAACTTTTTTATTTTGAAAGAGGAAATTTAAACTTTCTTTCCAATATGTATAAGACATATAGAGAAGAGGGGAGAAAAAATGTGGATCGAGGGATTTTTAAAGAAGTTCCATTACCGTGTGCATTTTTGGATGAAGTGGCTTTAGATAGAAATATTCAATCGATTATAGAACTAAGTGGGAATAAAAAGATTCGTATCGCGAGTAAATCGTTACGTTCTGTTTCGGTTATGAAAAAGATTTTAGCTGCAAATGATCGATTTCAAGGTATTATGTGTTTTTCACCTAGGGAAGCTTTGTTTTTACTTGAACAAGGATTCAATGACTTATTGCTCGGGTATCCTGCTTATGATGAAAGAGCGTTACATGAAATAAGTTTGTTAACAAAGCAAGGGCTCATTATAACTTGTATGGTGGATTGTGAAGATCATATTGTTTATTTAGAAAAAATTGCTGAGAAGTCTAAAGGGTGTTTTCGTGTTTGTTTGGATATTGATATGAGTAGTTGTTTTTTAAAGTTTCATTTTGGAGTCAAAAGATCACCGGTAAAAGATGGGCAAGGTGCTTTGAAAATAGTAAAAAGGGTGAAAGAATCATCATTTTTAATACTAGATGGTGTAATGGGATATGAAGCCCAAATTGCTGGGGTAGGAGATCACATACCGAATCAACGAGTGAAAAGTAAAGTAATTTCGTATTTGAAGAAGAAATCGGTGTTAGAGGTTAAAGAGAGAAGGGGACATATCGTAAAAGAAATACAAAATCTAGGCATTGAACTAAGGTTTGTAAATGGGGGAGGCACAGGAAGTATAAAAACAACCGAGAAAGATAATTCAGTTTCAGAGATTACGATAGGTTCTGCTTTTTACGCTCCGAAACTGTTTGATTATTATAAAGAGGTCAAATTTCATCCAGCTGTCGGATTTGCTTTACCAGTTGTGCGTAAACCAGCTCCAACTATTTACACTTGTCTAGGTGGTGGATATATTGCCTCAGGCGCAATTGGGAAAGATAAAGAACCTGAGGTTTGGAGGCCTGATGGTGCAAAATTAGTAGCTTTAGAAGGTGCTGGCGAGGTACAAACACCAATTTTTTATAACGGCGAGGAACGAGTAGAGATAGGAGATTCTATCTTGTTTCGCCATAGTAAAGCTGGAGAGTTATGTGAGCGCTTTCCTTTTTTATATCGTGTGAAAGAAGGAGAGATTGTTGGGGAGTATTCAACATATCGGGGGGATGGCCAATGCTTTCTATAAAGGGACAGAAATGGAGAAATTGGACAGGGAATGTAGAAGGAACGCCGCATTATACGATGTATCCAGAAAGTGTACAAGATGTGGTAGAAGTTGTAGGACTTGCGCGAAAAAAAGGGAAGAAAATTCGTGTTGTCGGTTCAGGGCACTCTTTTACACCTCTCGTGCAAACGGAAGAAATTTTAGTTTCTTTAGATGAATTGAAGGGCATTGTGAGTATTGATGCGGAGAAGATGGTTGCCGAAGTATGGGCAGGAACAAAGCTATATGAC from Bacillus basilensis includes the following:
- a CDS encoding amino acid deaminase/aldolase — protein: MDRGIFKEVPLPCAFLDEVALDRNIQSIIELSGNKKIRIASKSLRSVSVMKKILAANDRFQGIMCFSPREALFLLEQGFNDLLLGYPAYDERALHEISLLTKQGLIITCMVDCEDHIVYLEKIAEKSKGCFRVCLDIDMSSCFLKFHFGVKRSPVKDGQGALKIVKRVKESSFLILDGVMGYEAQIAGVGDHIPNQRVKSKVISYLKKKSVLEVKERRGHIVKEIQNLGIELRFVNGGGTGSIKTTEKDNSVSEITIGSAFYAPKLFDYYKEVKFHPAVGFALPVVRKPAPTIYTCLGGGYIASGAIGKDKEPEVWRPDGAKLVALEGAGEVQTPIFYNGEERVEIGDSILFRHSKAGELCERFPFLYRVKEGEIVGEYSTYRGDGQCFL
- the sph gene encoding sphingomyelinase C, yielding MEVWNVKGKLLKGVLSFGIGLGVLYGGPSAQADTSTNQNSTLKVMTHNVYMLSTNLYPNWGQSQRADLIGAADYIKNQDVVILNEVFDNSASDRLLGNLKKEYPNQTAVLGRSNGNEWDKTLGSYSSSTPEDGGVAIVSKWPIIEKVQYVFANGCGPDNLSNKGFVYTKIKKNDRFVHVIGTHLQAEDSMCGKTSPASVRTNQLKEIQDFIKNKNIPNDEYVLFGGDMNVNKINAEKNSDSEYASMFKTLHASIPSYTGHTATWDATTNSVAKYNYPDAPAEHLDYIIASKDHANPSYIENKVLQPKSPEWTVTSWFQKYTYNDYSDHYPVEATISMK